Sequence from the Lysobacter solisilvae genome:
GGTAGACGACCAGCCCGTCGAGCACATGCGCCAGCACCCGGTCGTTGCACGGCTGGTATTCGGGATCGTCCTCCTTGCGCAGGAAGGCCTGCACGTCGGACTTGTCCAGCTCGAACGCCGGGTCGGCCAGGCGGCCGATGTCAGCCACCTTGCCATCGCTCAGGTCCAGCATGTAGCGGACCGCGCGCAGGACATCGTTGTTGATCATGGGTAGCCGTCCGCGTGCTGGGGGCGCCAGTGTGAACCAGCGCGATGTGGCATCAAAGCGCCTTTTCGTAGCGCCAGACTTCCAGGTCGAAGGGGCCGACCGTGGTTTCCACCGCGATGACGACGGTTCCCACGCGCGACCAGCCGCATTTCTCGTAGAACCGCGCGGCCCGGTCGTTGCCGATGGCGCAGGCCAGCCACGCGGTGCGCACACCCGCCTGCGCGAGCCGCGCTTCGGCGTCGGCGGTAAGCAGGGCGGCCGCGCCCGAACCCCGCGCCGTCGCCGCGACAAACAGCTGGTAGAGCTCGTCGTGCTCGATCACGCACAGGCCTGCCGGCTCGCCGTCGATTTCGACGACCCGCACATTGGCCATCCGGGCCTGCAGCCGATCGCGGAAGTTGTCCCAGGTCCGCAACTGGCGCAACGCGGCCGGCAGGATCTGCGCGTGCGCGTCCTGCCAGCCGTCGTACCAGATCGAGGCGAGCCGATCGAGGTCGGCGGGAACCGCATTTCTCAGTTGCATGCATTCACCTGTCGGAAGCCGTGACGGGCGCCATCCGCGTGGGCGTCGGCCGCCGTCCCGTCGGACGCGATGCCACGTTGCACCAGGCTCGGGATCGCAGAACGGCGGGGCAATTGTCGCGCTTCGCGCACCCGCATGTCCCGTTCGAAACGCAGACATGAACGTGAAGGCGGCCGCTTCCTTCGCATCCTTCTTCCGGACCGGCAAGCTCGGGCGTGGTCCTAGGGCATCAGGTCGCGGATCGCCGGCAGGTACTTCTCCGCCGAACCCGTATTGACGACCACCACCCGTTCCCCCGCCTTCACCAGGCCGCGCTCGATCAGTTGCGGCAGCGCCGCCAGGCACGCGGCGCCTTCGGGCCCGATCCAGCCGTGCGTCTGCTGCCACACCCGCGAGAACTCCGCGGCGATGTCGCCCTCCTCCACCGCCACGCACGCGCCGCCGCTTGCACGGACGATCTGCAGCACGCGGAAGTGACCGACGCCTGCCGGCACGTTGAGTCCAAACGCGATCGTGCCGGGGCCAGAGGCGGCCGTGGTGTCTTCCCGCCCTTCGTCGAAGGCGCGCACCAGTGGCGCCATCGCACTGCTCTGCACGCACAACATCCGCGGACGCCGCGCGTCGATCAGGCCGAGCGCTTCCAGTTCATCCCAGGCTTTCCACATGCCCAGCACGCCGGTACCGCCACCGGTGGGATAGACCACGGCGTCGGGCAGCGACCAGCGGGTGTCGCCCGGGGCGGGTTCGGCGAGCTCCAGGCCCAGGGATTTCTTGCCCTCGATGCGCCAACCCGGTTCCTGGAACGTGGCCACCGAGAACCAGCCGTGTTCCAGGTACTGCGCCTTGAGCAGCGCGCCGGCTTCGCGGATGGTGGGTCCGGCCAGCTCGAGCACCACCTGCCCCGGGTGCATGTGTGCCGCGGCGGCCACGTTGCCCAGGATCGGCGAAGGCGTGTCCGGCGGCATCGCGACCACCACCGACAATCCGCCGGCGATGCCATAGCGCACCAGCGAATCGCCGGCATTTCCCTGCGTGGGCACCGCCAGGCGCGACAGGCCCAGCCTGCGTGCCTGCGCAACGACCATCGCCATGCCGCGGTCCTTGAAGCTCTGCGTCGGGTTGGCGCCAAACCCGGCGTGCGGGCGCCCTTCGTCCTTCACCGACAGCGCCAGGCCCGCGGCGCGCGCCACGGGGTGGTCGGCGTAGTCGAGCAGCGGCGTACAGCCTTCGCCCAGCGGCACGATGTGCGCGGCGTCGGCCGGGTCGGTGATGTCCAGCGCCATGAGGCCGCCGAAGCGCCACATGTCACGACGCGACGGGTCATACCAGGCACCGTCCGCCCGCTCGCGCGCGAGGCGCTCCAGGTCCAGGACCATTTCGACCGGACGGCCGTCCACGGGATCGAGGTTCATCGGCACGTCGGAGGAATACCCCTGTCCCGACGAAATGCCGCGAAGGCCGCTCACGTAGCCCATGTCGCTCCCTCCCTGTGCCCGGGAGGATCGTGCCGCCCGACCGGCGCGGGAGGCAAGTGAACACGGCGTCGGCGGAACGGGACGCGCCACTGCTCATCGAGCCGCCCCCTGCCATCAGTCATAGACCAGAATGTCTAGACAATCCGGTCTATGTGATCTACGGTGCACTCCTCGCCCTCCAATCCCATTCCCGATGCCCCGCAAACCCATCAAGGCACCCAAGCCCACGCCGGCCGAACTCGATCTGCTGCGGGTCGTCTGGCGCCTGGGCCCGGCCACGGTGAAGGACGTCCATCAGGCCCGCCTGCCGGAGAAGCCCGACCTGGCCTACGCCAACGTGCTGCGACTGATGCAGGTGATGCATGGCAAGGGCCTGCTGCTGCGCGACGAGAGCCAGCGCTCCCATGTCTACCGTGCGGCCCATGCGCCCGACGCGCTGCGCACGAACCTGCTGCGCGAGCTGATCCAGAAGGCCTTCGCCGGTTCCGGCAAGGACCTTGTCCTGGCGGCGTTGTCGGACCACGTCACCGGCAAGGAACGCGAAGAGATCCGTCGACTGCTCGCACAAGCGGAGCACTCCAATGACTGACTGGCAACCGATGTTCATCAGTGCGCTTGGCCAGGTGCTGGTCGATTTCCTGTGGCAGGGCGCGCTGATCGGCGTGGCGGCCGCGATCGGCATGTCGGTGTTGCGCGATGCGCGTCCGCAGCTTCGCTACGCCCTGGCATGCGCCGCCCTGCTCGCCTGCGTCCTGGCGCCGGCACTGGGGCTGCTGTCTGCCCTGGGATCGGACGCGACCGTCGCCG
This genomic interval carries:
- a CDS encoding BlaI/MecI/CopY family transcriptional regulator, yielding MPRKPIKAPKPTPAELDLLRVVWRLGPATVKDVHQARLPEKPDLAYANVLRLMQVMHGKGLLLRDESQRSHVYRAAHAPDALRTNLLRELIQKAFAGSGKDLVLAALSDHVTGKEREEIRRLLAQAEHSND
- a CDS encoding GNAT family N-acetyltransferase, whose amino-acid sequence is MQLRNAVPADLDRLASIWYDGWQDAHAQILPAALRQLRTWDNFRDRLQARMANVRVVEIDGEPAGLCVIEHDELYQLFVAATARGSGAAALLTADAEARLAQAGVRTAWLACAIGNDRAARFYEKCGWSRVGTVVIAVETTVGPFDLEVWRYEKAL
- a CDS encoding threonine synthase; the protein is MGYVSGLRGISSGQGYSSDVPMNLDPVDGRPVEMVLDLERLARERADGAWYDPSRRDMWRFGGLMALDITDPADAAHIVPLGEGCTPLLDYADHPVARAAGLALSVKDEGRPHAGFGANPTQSFKDRGMAMVVAQARRLGLSRLAVPTQGNAGDSLVRYGIAGGLSVVVAMPPDTPSPILGNVAAAAHMHPGQVVLELAGPTIREAGALLKAQYLEHGWFSVATFQEPGWRIEGKKSLGLELAEPAPGDTRWSLPDAVVYPTGGGTGVLGMWKAWDELEALGLIDARRPRMLCVQSSAMAPLVRAFDEGREDTTAASGPGTIAFGLNVPAGVGHFRVLQIVRASGGACVAVEEGDIAAEFSRVWQQTHGWIGPEGAACLAALPQLIERGLVKAGERVVVVNTGSAEKYLPAIRDLMP